A section of the Plutella xylostella chromosome 18, ilPluXylo3.1, whole genome shotgun sequence genome encodes:
- the LOC105386539 gene encoding prisilkin-39 — protein MKLTVVLIGLLSVSSSWGLMQKKMDDKGKREAEIGYPSSGHSSHTLQIQPSLGHEEGQAISISAGYSVGGAKPAYSFAAPAQTYQLAQPGPSAGHPGVQLSPIAIQGDHGLSSNELSQLMSQLSHGISSGAISLQPAAQSYQGEGQLYQSGGQLYQSAGQLYQGGAQEASGQQQYSYGAPKYQLELQSSQPSYAAASKGLGSYSSTGPVLFSPSSDSHGSQAASLSYSAPSSGHSFGDSSSLAGLSLGSSGGYSLGGSGGHSLGGSSGGHSLGGASSGHSLGGPSSAFSFGGSGGHSYGGLSLGGSGHSFGPIKSFGGSYAAAPSKTSFKPSAYLGSSAGDSAHSIAALGVSHTVPSFGHSYPGGHGGLTLNSLSSGSHGPSFGASFPGFSEGSSKLHGPSYLPPKSEGFGSSLESSALAFSSAGHGHSSSSPGASYSLPSGSYLSSGSSHGAPSSPQYYISSKHPSSGSFGEGSQAFRSHSSHGPVSSFSAGPKYSFGGQSRGGHSHGPRFAPSKDIQGSYSENSYNTIKYSEELKPRAR, from the exons ATGAAGCTCACG GTGGTATTGATCGGCCTCTTGAGCGTGTCATCGTCATGGGGTCTCATGCAGAAGAAGATGGACGACAAAGGGAAGCGTGAAGCCGAGATCGGATACCCGTCGTCGGGTCACTCGTCGCACACGCTGCAGATCCAGCCGTCGCTGGGCCACGAGGAGGGGCAGGCCATCAGCATCAGCGCCGGCTACAGCGTGGGCGGCGCCAAGCCCGCCTACAGCTTCGCCGCGCCGGCGCAGACCTACCAGCTCGCGCAGCCAGGACCCTCCGCCGGACACCCCGGAGTACAACTCTCCCCTATTGCCATCCAAGGCGACCACGGCCTCAGCTCCAACGAATTGTCGCAACTTATGAGTCAACTCTCGCACGGTATCTCCTCAGGAGCCATCTCCTTACAACCAGCCGCGCAATCTTACCAGGGCGAAGGTCAACTGTACCAGAGCGGAGGCCAACTGTACCAGAGTGCAGGTCAACTGTATCAGGGTGGAGCGCAAGAGGCATCAGGGCAGCAGCAGTACTCTTACGGAGCCCCCAAATATCAGTTGGAACTACAGTCTAGCCAACCATCTTACGCAGCTGCGTCCAAGGGTCTTGGGTCGTACAGCTCTACCGGACCAGTTCTGTTCTCACCTTCATCGGACTCTCACGGTAGTCAAGCGGCATCTCTCAGCTACAGCGCTCCAAGCTCAGGTCACTCATTCGGGGATTCTAGCTCTCTCGCTGGACTTTCCCTTGGAAGCTCAGGTGGTTACTCTTTGGGTGGTTCTGGAGGACATTCTCTCGGTGGGTCTAGCGGCGGCCATTCTCTCGGTGGAGCTAGCAGTGGTCATTCTCTTGGTGGGCCCAGCAGTGCCTTCTCATTTGGAGGCTCTGGCGGTCACTCATACGGAGGGCTTTCGTTGGGCGGTTCCGGACACTCCTTTGGACCCATCAAATCTTTTGGTGGTAGCTACGCTGCTGCACCCAGTAAAACTTCTTTCAAACCTTCAGCTTATTTGGGTTCGTCGGCCGGTGACTCCGCTCACAGTATTGCTGCTCTAGGCGTCTCCCACACTGTGCCTTCATTTGGTCACTCGTACCCTGGAGGACACGGAGGTTTGACACTAAACTCTCTCAGCTCTGGCAGTCACGGACCTAGCTTTGGTGCATCTTTCCCTGGTTTCAGCGAAGGTTCTTCTAAATTACATGGTCCTTCATACTTACCTCCTAAATCAGAAGGCTTTGGTTCCTCATTGGAGTCCTCTGCTCTGGCTTTCTCATCTGCTGGTCACGGGCACTCGTCGTCTTCCCCGGGTGCGTCGTACAGCCTGCCATCAGGCTCGTACTTGTCTTCTGGATCATCCCACGGAGCGCCGTCTAGTCCTCAATACTACATTTCATCCAAACACCCATCGTCTGGATCTTTCGGAGAAGGAAGCCAAGCTTTCAGGTCGCATTCGAGCCACGGGCCAGTAAGCTCGTTCTCAGCCGGCCCGAAGTACAGCTTCGGTGGCCAGAGCCGGGGCGGACACAGCCACGGGCCCAGATTCGCCCCGTCCAAGGACATCCAGGGATCTTACAGCGAGAACTCGTACAATACCATCAAGTACAGCGAGGAGCTCAAGCCGCGCGCTCGCTAA
- the LOC105397350 gene encoding calcium-binding protein P gives MKILIVAAFVALACADEEGEQKKRGAGKTTLNAIPSGGGKTDYTYSIYNQNPASNSVSPSYQTQVPNSFYPTQSGGSQYYQPGEQAGYPPQPAPYSPPAGYPQPQLNLLPPPSSSQFLPINFVPNSGYQAKYQIIPSKGPNGNIQLAILQPQSSLQSPQIQYPQSIFQSNSPYQINAPHSFLSGGQGGFPNYQQYLGQPSMLLLQPNPSLYSNLLYPGAGPSPSLYNYNYQGSPQAKYNVYYGGSPPASQPPAPSDYDKLQAGSQHAAAKEDNEINIQTSDYITPESSNYKNSYVTSRTSYKN, from the exons ATGAAGATCCTA atTGTGGCCGCATTCGTGGCGCTGGCCTGCGCTGATGAAGAGGGGGAGCAGAAGAAGCGGGGGGCGGGGAAGACCACGCTCAACGCCATCCCCTCGGGGGGCGGCAAGACTGACTACACATACAGCATTTACAACCAAAACCCGGCCTCTAACTCCGTGAGCCCTTCGTATCAAACGCAGGTGCCCAACTCCTTCTACCCGACTCAGTCGGGAGGCAGCCAGTACTACCAGCCGGGCGAGCAGGCGGGCTACCCTCCGCAGCCCGCGCCCTACTCCCCCCCCGCCGGGTACCCGCAGCCGCAGCTCAACCTGCTGCCGCCGCCCAGCTCCTCACAGTTCCTTCCCATCAACTTCGTCCCGAACTCGGGATACCAAGCCAAGTACCAGATCATTCCGTCAAAAGGCCCCAATGGGAATATCCAACTAGCGATTCTTCAGCCTCAATCGTCGCTGCAATCACCGCAAATTCAGTACCCGCAGAGTATATTTCAATCCAACTCTCCTTACCAAATAAACGCGCCTCATAGTTTCTTGAGTGGCGGGCAGGGGGGTTTCCCGAACTACCAGCAGTATCTGGGGCAGCCGTCGATGCTGCTACTGCAGCCCAACCCGTCGCTGTACAGCAATCTGCTGTACCCGGGCGCTGGGCCCAGTCCGAGCCTATACAACTACAACTACCAGGGGAGTCCCCAGGCAAAGTACAACGTGTACTACGGGGGCTCCCCACCGGCCAGTCAGCCGCCAGCGCCCAGTGACTATGACAAGCTGCAAGCGGGGAGCCAGCACGCCGCCGCCAAGGAAGACAATGAGATCAACATTCAAACATCCGATTACATAACCCCCGAATCATCCAATTACAAAAACTCCTACGTTACTAGCCGCACCTCGTATAAAAACTGA
- the LOC105386538 gene encoding extensin-2, whose translation MLIYKIAPVLLLALLARADKKIELQDIEEDNLKSEKEKDYDKNEVHPTSQNINALDFFKNGLIKYFEGHPPPQSQPRYVHQYAVTEAPEKPPAHPPRPSYTAPSGPGAQQAMVGYLSNVPMQIYLVPQYYNEHAEPASSASPQFPSPPPRAYTAPEAAAAAQTQTNYIDVPAYVTPTGKAYLQPMPQYTQQFAYVTYPQPTVATVAQNSPHMYVTSPGASGPGLQHPLLQYQMPVQYQYQTALVSPPSYHKQYYQHQQLTDSSLNTLEEAPENEIESPKEYAAQTEAPYKSPEYPRYYSSRAPLRDDHRLGHVQDLPPPNPLLLRGPPPHLAHLPKALPFYRPLNKPVYSAGASTISNAITPRPVDGYGPPFRKRPTSLLDSYIPSGLQVEYLKRGYAKDPSALYDALSSGRPFPAPRHFERGFVPNQVFQTPTGGVTFAHYKRASNKHPQT comes from the exons ATGCTGATCTATAAG ATCGCACCTGTCCTCCTGCTGGCACTCCTTGCCCGCGCCGACAAGAAAATAGAACTACAAGACATCGAGGAAGACAACTTGAAAAGCGAAAAGGAAAAAGATTACGATAAAAATGAAGTACATCCCACCAGCCAGAATATTAACGCTCTAGATTTCTTTAAGAATGGTCTTATTAAGTACTTCGAGGGGCACCCGCCGCCGCAGTCGCAGCCGCGCTACGTGCATCAGTACGCGGTGACGGAGGCTCCGGAGAAGCCCCCCGCGCACCCCCCGCGCCCTTCGTACACGGCCCCGTCCGGCCCCGGCGCGCAGCAGGCCATGGTGGGCTACCTGTCCAACGTGCCCATGCAGATATATCTAGTCCCTCAGTATTACAACGAGCACGCCGAGCCAGCCAGCAGCGCCAGCCCACAGTTCCCCAGTCCGCCACCACGCGCCTACACCGCGCCCGaggcagccgccgccgcccaaaCGCAGACTAACTACATAGACGTTCCCGCCTACGTCACGCCCACCGGCAAAGCATACCTACAACCCATGCCACAGTACACGCAACAGTTTGCCTACGTGACATATCCTCAGCCGACTGTTGCTACAGTGGCTCAGAATAGCCCTCACATGTATGTGACGTCACCAGGCGCCTCGGGCCCCGGGCTCCAACATCCCCTGCTGCAGTACCAGATGCCGGTTCAGTATCAATATCAAACAGCATTAGTTTCCCCGCCTTCATACCACAAGCAGTATTACCAGCACCAACAGTTGACCGACTCGTCGCTCAACACACTCGAAGAGGCCCCAGAGAATGAAATCGAAAGTCCTAAAGAGTACGCGGCGCAGACCGAAGCGCCCTACAAGTCCCCCGAGTACCCGCGGTACTATTCCTCTAGAGCTCCCCTGAGAGATGACCACAGACTAGGTCACGTTCAGGATCTACCTCCTCCCAATCCTTTATTACTGCGAGGTCCGCCTCCCCACCTTGCTCATTTGCCAAAGGCATTACCGTTCTATCGTCCGTTGAACAAACCAGTTTACTCAGCTGGAGCGAGCACTATTTCGAATGCGATCACGCCTCGTCCCGTCGATGGGTACGGACCTCCTTTTAGGAAGCGTCCGACCTCTTTGCTGGACTCGTACATACCTTCGGGTTTGCAGGTGGAGTATCTGAAAAGAGGTTATGCTAAGGATCCTTCGGCGTTGTACGACGCTTTGTCGAGCGGTCGGCCGTTCCCCGCGCCCCGTCACTTTGAGCGTGGGTTCGTGCCTAACCAGGTGTTCCAGACACCCACCGGCGGAGTCACATTCGCTCACTACAAAAGAGCATCAAACAAGCATCCACAAACATGA